The Amycolatopsis methanolica 239 nucleotide sequence TCCAAGGCCGGGACCTCCACCAAGGACCTGATGGCCCGGATGGGGCACGACGACATGCGGGCGGCCCTCATCTACCAGCGGGCGACCAGTGACGCGGACGAGCGGATCGCGGACCGGCTCTCCCAGCTCGTCGAGGAGCACCGGAGGGGCAAGGGCGGCGACGACCCGGACGACGACGGTGCCCTCGTCCCAGCGACCTAATGGCACGTTAATGGCACGCGACCCGAGTTGATCAAGAGACGACGAAGGCCCAGGTCCGGATTAGACACCCGCTGACCTGGGCCTTCGTCACAAGAGCGGATGACGGGAATCGAACCCGCGTTCTCAGCTTGGGAAGCTGATGTTCTACCATTGAACTACATCCGCAGCGACGCACAGCATACACAAACGTCGCCTCCTGGTGAGAGCACCCCCTTGACTCTGCGGGTCGCAAGTGACAACACTCGTTGTCGAAAGGGTGGTGGGTGTGCATGGATGAGCGACTGCCGGATCCGGAGTTGTTCCGCCGTGGGGGTTTCAGCCTGGCCGCCAAGCTCTTCGTGAAGCACGACATCCGCGCGACCGAGCGCCAGGTGCGCCGCTTCCGGGAGTTCGCCCAGGCGCAGGACCCGAAGGCCGACGCGGTCGTCGCGCTGTTCCGCCGCCTGCCGAGGAACCGCGGGCGGCAGCTGTTCGAACAAGCGCTCACCGGCGGCATCCACAGCCTCGACGCCCCTCCACCGGAACTCGTCGACTTCTTCGAGCACGTCGAGGCCACCCCGTACTGGGTCGACCCGGCCCGGCTCGACCGGGGCGCCAAAGCCATCATCCGCACCGGTGTCCTCGGCCTCTTCCCGCTCGGCGACATGTCCCTCATGGGCGGCTACCTCGCCTCACGCGCGACCAAGGCCCTCGTCGCGACCGGGGAGATCGAACGGATGGCCAGTCAGCGCCTCGTCGAGACCGCGGCCTGGTGGATGGACGTCACCACCCCCGGCGCGCTGGCGATCGGCCAGACCGGCTACGCCTCCGCCCTGCGCGTCCGCCTCGTGCACGCCCACGTCCGCGCCGCCATGAACCGCCGCCCCGACTGGGACTACGACGAGTGGGATAAGCCAGTCAACCAGGTCCAGACGGCCGGCACGCTGCTCCTCTTCTCCCTCGTCTTCGTCTACGGCACCCAGCTGCTCGGCATCCGCTACAGCGACCGCGAGCGCGCCGACATCCTGCACCTCTGGCGCTACGTCGGCTGGCTGCTCGGCGTCGACGAGGAACTCCTGCCCGCCACCGAAGACGACGCCTGGCGCCTGTTCTGGCTGCTCGCGACCACCGAGTTCATCCCCGACGAGGACAGCAAACGCCTCGCCCGCGCCCTGCTCGAAACGCACGCGGCGATCGGCGAGGGGCGCGGCGCCGTCGGCAAGGTCCTGTCCCACGTCTCGGTCGCCGTGCACTCCTCCATCAGCCGCCTGGTGCTGGGCAAGTCCAATGCCGATTTCCTGGAGATCCCCAACGACCCGATCGCCAAGGGCGCCATCCTCGCCGTCGCCGCGGGAAACTTCGCCGCCGAGACCGCGCGGCGCTTCATCCCCGGCGCGACCGCGCTGCAGGAGTACCTCGGCACCCTCGAACGCCGCCGCTACGTCGACCGCCTCGACAAGATCTTCAAGCTCGATCCCACCTACGCCCGCCACATGAAAGCGGCCTAGCTAGGGTGAAGCCGTGCTGCTCAGTGACCGTGACCTCCGCAAAGAGCTCGAAGCCGGCCGTCTCGGCATCGACCCCTTCGAACCGGCGATGCTCCAGCCGTCCAGCATCGACGTGCGGCTGGACCGGTTCTTCCGCGTGTTCAACAACAGCCAGTACACCCACATCGACCCGAAGCTCCAGCAGGACGAGCTGACGTCGCTGGTCGAGAAGGACGGCGAGGACGCCTTCGTCCTCCACCCGGGCGAGTTCGTGCTCGCCTCGACGTTCGAGCTGGTCACGCTGCCTGACGACCTCGCAGGGCGCCTCGAGGGCAAGTCCTCCCTCGGCCGCCTCGGGCTGCTCACGCACTCCACCGCCGGCTTCATCGACCCGGGCTTCACGGGCCACATCACGCTGGAGCTGTCGAACGTCGCGAACCTGCCGATCACCCTGTGGCCGGGCATGAAGATCGGTCAGCTGTGCCTGTTCCGGCTCACCAGCCCGGCCGAGAACCCGTACGGCTCGGCCGCCGTCGGCTCCCGCTACCAGGGTCAGCGCGGCCCGACGCCGTCGCGCGCCCACCTGAACTTCCACATAGCCGACACCAACCGCTAGAGGCCGAGCAGCTCACGGGCCCGCCGGGCGGCCTCCACCAGGTCCCCGCTGATCAGCGAGTCGACGCCGCGCAGGCCGGTGCGGTCGAGCAGGCGCTTCTCGTTGAGCACCCACTCGCCACGCTCGGCCGGCACCGCGTGCCCGGCCTGCATCGCCGCCGTGGCGAGCGCGCCCGCGAACTCGGTCACCTGCCCGCGCGGCGCGTAGTTGTGCTCGGCGTAGGTCAGCGTCAGCGAAGCCCGCGCGCCACACGGCGGGCGCCGACTTCCGCAGCACCTCCGGGAACTCGACCTCGGGCAGCGAGCCGCGCAGCACCCGGTTCACCGCCAGCTCGGCGACCACCAGGTAGCTCGGGATCCCGGCCAGGTGGAACATCAGCGGCTCCCAGTGGAACCGGCCCTCCCGCGCCTCGGCCAGCTCGTGCTCGACCACGTCCAGGTCGCGGTAGTGGACGTCGGCCCCGCGCCCGTCGATCGTCAGCCACGCGCCGCCGTTGAACACGCCGCCGCCCCAGCCGCCGATCTCCGACACCTCACCCGGCCAGCCCGCCGATCTCCGACACCTCACCCGGCCAGCCCAGCGCACGCAGGTCGGCGGGGTCGAAGTGCCCGCGGTAGTAGATCGCGAAGTCCCAGTCGCGGTCCGGGCGCGCGGTGCCCGTCGCCCGTGAACCGCCCAGCGTCACGGCCTGGACGCCGGGCAGCCCGGCCAGCCGCGCGGCCACCTCTTCCTCGAAGCTCATGCTTCCAAACTCCCCTGATCGGGTGGTCCATGTCACCAGGTGGTACGGCATGGACTGGACCATTTTGTAGGTTGCTCCGAATGGAGGAAACACCTCAGGCAAAGGAGCACGGGTCGTGAGTTCGACGACGACCGGGGAGCGAGCCGGTCAGCAACATCTCGCCCATGTCGTGTTCATCGCCGGTGCGGCCGCGGTCGGCGGGTTCCTGTTCGGGTACGACAGCTCGAACATCAACGGTGCCGTCCTCGGCATCCAACGGCACTTCGAGGTCGGTGACGGGGTGACCGGGCTGACCGTGTCGAGCGCGCTGATCGGTTCGGCCGTCGGCGCCTGGTTCGGCGGGCTGCTGTCCGACCGGATCGGCCGCATCCGGACCATGCAGCTCGCGGCGGTCCTGTTCCTGGTCAGCGCCCTCGGAGCGATGTTCCCGTTCAGCGTGTGGGACCTGGCGATCTGGCGCGTGGTCGGCGGCATCGCGATCGGTGTCGCGTCCGTGATCGGCCCGGCCTACATCGCCGAGGTCGCGCCGCCCGCCTACCGCGGCAGGCTCGCCTCGCTGCAACAGCTGGCGATCGTCCTCGGCATCGGGGTGTCCGCGCTGGTCAACTGGGTCATCAAGGCCCTCGCGCCGATCGGGCCGGACGGCACGCACGACCTCAACGGCAACCTCGGCGGCATCGAGCCGTGGCAGTGGATGCTGGGCGCCGCGGCGGTGCCCGCGGTGATCTACTTCGTGCTCGCCTCGATCATCCCCGAATCGCCGCACTTCCTGCTGGCCAACGGCAAGGTCGAGCGGGCACGCAAGGTGCTGCGCGAGGTCGAGGGCGGTGACGTCGACACCAAGCTCGAGGACATCCGCCGCAGCCTGAAGACCGAGAGACGGTCCCGGGTCCGCGACCTCGTCGGCGGCCGGTTCGGGCTGCTGCCGATCGTGTGGGTGGGCGTCGCGCTGGCGGTGTTCCAGCAGTTCGTCGGCATCAACGTGATCTTCTACTACAGCGACACGCTGTGGCACTCGGTCGGCCAGAACACCGACTCGCTGCTGATCTCGATGGTCAGCCCGGTCATCAACATCATCGGCACGTTCATCGCGATCGCCTTCATCGACAAGGTCGGCCGCAAGCCGCTGCTGCTGATCGGCTCGGTCGGCATGCTCGTCGGCCTCGGCGTGGCGGCGATCGCGTTCGGCAACGCGCAGACCGTCGGCGGCGAGCTGAGCCTGCCGGGCGCGTGGGGCCCGATCGCGCTCGTGTTCGCGAACCTGTTCGTGATCTCCTTCGCGATGTCGTGGGGCGTGATCCTGTGGGTCATGCTCGGCGAGATGTTCCCGCTGCGCATCCGCAGCGCGGCGCTGGCCGTGGGCACCGCGGCGAACTGGGTCGCCAACTGGGCGGTCACGGTCAGCTTCCCGAGCATGGCCGACTGGAACCTGTCGATCACCTACTGGATCTACGCGGCGTTCGCGTTGCTCTCGATCCCGTTCGCGCTGCGCTTCGTCCGCGAGACGAAGGGCACCGCGATCGAGGACGTCAGCTGACGAACGCCCGCTCGATGATGGCCCTGGTGTCGGCGCCCGCGGGCAGTGTGCCGAACGCGATCCCCCAGTCGCCGCCTAGGCGGGACGCGCAGA carries:
- a CDS encoding oxygenase MpaB family protein; the protein is MDERLPDPELFRRGGFSLAAKLFVKHDIRATERQVRRFREFAQAQDPKADAVVALFRRLPRNRGRQLFEQALTGGIHSLDAPPPELVDFFEHVEATPYWVDPARLDRGAKAIIRTGVLGLFPLGDMSLMGGYLASRATKALVATGEIERMASQRLVETAAWWMDVTTPGALAIGQTGYASALRVRLVHAHVRAAMNRRPDWDYDEWDKPVNQVQTAGTLLLFSLVFVYGTQLLGIRYSDRERADILHLWRYVGWLLGVDEELLPATEDDAWRLFWLLATTEFIPDEDSKRLARALLETHAAIGEGRGAVGKVLSHVSVAVHSSISRLVLGKSNADFLEIPNDPIAKGAILAVAAGNFAAETARRFIPGATALQEYLGTLERRRYVDRLDKIFKLDPTYARHMKAA
- the dcd gene encoding dCTP deaminase; its protein translation is MLLSDRDLRKELEAGRLGIDPFEPAMLQPSSIDVRLDRFFRVFNNSQYTHIDPKLQQDELTSLVEKDGEDAFVLHPGEFVLASTFELVTLPDDLAGRLEGKSSLGRLGLLTHSTAGFIDPGFTGHITLELSNVANLPITLWPGMKIGQLCLFRLTSPAENPYGSAAVGSRYQGQRGPTPSRAHLNFHIADTNR
- a CDS encoding nucleotidyltransferase domain-containing protein → MSFEEEVAARLAGLPGVQAVTLGGSRATGTARPDRDWDFAIYYRGHFDPADLRALGWPGEVSEIGGLAG
- a CDS encoding sugar porter family MFS transporter is translated as MSSTTTGERAGQQHLAHVVFIAGAAAVGGFLFGYDSSNINGAVLGIQRHFEVGDGVTGLTVSSALIGSAVGAWFGGLLSDRIGRIRTMQLAAVLFLVSALGAMFPFSVWDLAIWRVVGGIAIGVASVIGPAYIAEVAPPAYRGRLASLQQLAIVLGIGVSALVNWVIKALAPIGPDGTHDLNGNLGGIEPWQWMLGAAAVPAVIYFVLASIIPESPHFLLANGKVERARKVLREVEGGDVDTKLEDIRRSLKTERRSRVRDLVGGRFGLLPIVWVGVALAVFQQFVGINVIFYYSDTLWHSVGQNTDSLLISMVSPVINIIGTFIAIAFIDKVGRKPLLLIGSVGMLVGLGVAAIAFGNAQTVGGELSLPGAWGPIALVFANLFVISFAMSWGVILWVMLGEMFPLRIRSAALAVGTAANWVANWAVTVSFPSMADWNLSITYWIYAAFALLSIPFALRFVRETKGTAIEDVS